A genomic window from Halogeometricum borinquense DSM 11551 includes:
- a CDS encoding universal stress protein, with protein MFDTIVVATDGSESVRRAVDVALDLADRFGASVHALYVVDASEVDSSPERLRDEMREALTERGQRALSEVEEATDRSVTTAVREGRPATVVGDYAREVDADMVAMGTRGRHGENRFLIGSVAERVVRTCPVPVLTVRQLAEDETDGLEGTPESA; from the coding sequence ATGTTCGACACAATCGTCGTTGCCACGGACGGTTCCGAGAGCGTCCGCCGGGCCGTCGATGTCGCCTTGGACCTCGCAGACCGATTCGGTGCGTCGGTCCACGCGCTGTACGTTGTCGATGCCAGCGAGGTTGACTCCTCGCCCGAACGACTCCGTGATGAAATGCGCGAGGCGTTGACGGAACGCGGACAGCGCGCCCTCTCGGAAGTGGAGGAGGCAACGGACCGGTCGGTGACGACGGCCGTCCGCGAAGGACGGCCCGCCACCGTCGTCGGCGATTACGCCCGCGAGGTGGACGCGGACATGGTGGCGATGGGGACGCGCGGCCGACACGGCGAGAACCGATTCCTCATCGGATCGGTTGCCGAACGCGTCGTCCGCACCTGTCCGGTTCCAGTTCTCACGGTTCGTCAGTTAGCCGAAGACGAGACGGACGGACTGGAAGGAACCCCCGAATCAGCCTGA
- a CDS encoding 30S ribosomal protein S6e: MAEFKVVVSDPDAGDTHQFEVDGQDANRFLGRDIGDEVDGGAVGLDGFTLEITGGSDEAGRPMRENVAGSNLKELLLEGGVGYKPSRDGERKRVTVRGRQVSDETAQVNAKVIDGGDVAAALGEDDEEDEADEE; encoded by the coding sequence ATGGCAGAATTCAAGGTTGTCGTCTCCGACCCCGACGCCGGTGACACGCACCAGTTCGAGGTTGATGGACAGGACGCGAACCGATTCCTCGGCCGAGACATCGGCGACGAGGTAGACGGCGGTGCCGTCGGTCTCGACGGATTCACGCTCGAAATCACGGGCGGGTCCGACGAAGCGGGCCGTCCGATGCGCGAGAACGTCGCCGGTTCGAACCTCAAAGAACTCCTCCTTGAGGGCGGCGTCGGTTACAAGCCGTCCCGCGACGGCGAGCGCAAGCGCGTCACCGTTCGCGGCCGTCAGGTCTCCGACGAGACGGCGCAGGTCAACGCCAAAGTCATCGATGGCGGCGACGTCGCCGCTGCACTCGGCGAGGACGACGAGGAAGACGAAGCGGACGAAGAGTAA
- a CDS encoding aminopeptidase → MDPRIRDHAEVLVDWSARIESGDDVVVSVAEGAHELAVAVAEKLGERGANVVTTYASDEVLRAYLRAHDAEFDFGAHELALYENADSVLFLGGGRNTFATADVPGETRQASDRASQPVREARMDTDWVSTVHPTRSLAQQAGMAYEEYQQFVYDAVCRDWEELADQMANMKEILDEGSEVRLVKGDNTDIRMSIEGRTAVNSAASVAYDSHNLPSGEVFTAPYDPEGEVFFDVPMTISGSRVRNVHLTFADGEVTDFTAESGEDALAEIFDTDDGARRLGELGIGMNRGIDRFTDNILFDEKMGDTIHLAVGRAYGSCLPEGESGNDSAVHVDMITDVSEESRMDVDGEVVQRNGVFRWEDGFEG, encoded by the coding sequence ATGGACCCCAGAATCCGTGACCACGCCGAGGTACTGGTCGATTGGAGTGCGCGAATCGAGTCGGGCGACGACGTGGTGGTGAGCGTCGCCGAAGGTGCTCACGAACTCGCCGTCGCCGTCGCCGAAAAACTCGGAGAACGCGGCGCGAACGTCGTCACTACCTACGCGTCCGACGAAGTCTTGCGCGCGTATCTGCGCGCACACGATGCGGAATTCGACTTCGGAGCGCACGAACTCGCCCTTTACGAGAACGCCGACTCAGTGCTGTTCCTCGGCGGCGGACGCAACACGTTCGCCACTGCCGACGTACCCGGCGAGACGCGGCAAGCGTCGGATCGTGCCTCCCAGCCAGTCCGCGAGGCGCGCATGGACACCGACTGGGTGTCTACCGTTCATCCGACGCGTTCGCTCGCCCAACAAGCCGGAATGGCCTACGAGGAGTACCAGCAGTTCGTCTACGATGCCGTTTGCCGCGACTGGGAGGAACTGGCCGACCAGATGGCGAATATGAAGGAGATTCTCGATGAGGGGTCGGAAGTGCGACTCGTGAAAGGCGATAACACCGACATTCGGATGTCTATCGAGGGCCGTACGGCCGTCAACTCCGCCGCCTCCGTCGCCTACGACTCGCATAACCTCCCCTCCGGGGAAGTGTTCACCGCACCGTACGACCCCGAGGGCGAGGTGTTCTTCGACGTGCCGATGACAATCTCCGGTTCACGCGTTCGAAACGTCCATCTCACGTTTGCGGACGGTGAAGTAACGGATTTCACCGCCGAATCAGGGGAAGATGCCCTCGCAGAGATTTTCGACACCGACGACGGCGCGCGCCGGCTTGGTGAGCTCGGAATCGGGATGAACCGCGGTATCGACCGCTTTACGGACAATATCCTGTTCGACGAGAAAATGGGCGATACAATTCACCTCGCTGTTGGCCGCGCCTACGGCTCCTGTCTCCCCGAGGGCGAATCGGGTAACGACTCGGCCGTCCACGTGGATATGATCACGGACGTAAGCGAGGAGTCGCGGATGGACGTAGACGGGGAAGTCGTTCAGCGTAACGGCGTCTTCCGATGGGAAGACGGGTTTGAGGGCTGA
- a CDS encoding DUF7112 family protein: protein MSERVPSDHDSVMSYRATIARSGGTRRPCLRLPDEVTAVEDGDIIRLSLGGELFHARVTADSSSRLLRGAYDNKRLARTPGEGTNRLVEWCEATSRDPGSAVEFDELDAGFCYGLREPGKRTVYSVPSRPNESLANIAEKFTRDE, encoded by the coding sequence GTGTCGGAACGCGTCCCTAGCGACCACGACTCGGTGATGTCGTACCGCGCGACCATCGCGCGTAGCGGCGGCACTCGCCGCCCCTGTCTCCGTCTCCCGGACGAGGTCACGGCCGTCGAAGACGGCGATATCATTCGGCTGTCCCTCGGCGGCGAACTGTTCCACGCCCGAGTGACGGCGGACAGTTCGAGCCGCCTCCTTCGCGGCGCGTACGACAACAAACGGCTCGCTCGGACACCGGGCGAGGGGACGAACCGCCTCGTCGAGTGGTGTGAAGCGACGAGCCGCGACCCCGGGTCGGCCGTCGAATTCGACGAACTCGATGCGGGCTTCTGTTACGGACTCCGCGAGCCCGGCAAGCGGACGGTGTACTCCGTCCCCTCGCGGCCAAACGAGTCGTTGGCGAACATCGCCGAGAAGTTCACGCGCGACGAATAG
- a CDS encoding DHH family phosphoesterase, with protein sequence MEEELIDSSRLSLSRKSQLPGTGFFYPDSLDEERAEERVKEAVEDAEAVVIADTDADGLGCVALIREMYDATLDVAAFEDDVARRVERWEADGPIDDEDEDEDEELPRSTVALVGAGPYSLDDALERVAEYAPEDIDAYVCDLCPDQYEWVEDELAALLDRADSVSWYDHHQWDDETMVAVRDAGVELVVGESDEECSTGVTLRSLDYDFDDRWTELAAVTRDHDLWLKEDERSDDLADYAYWVSPEEYVAVVGAYGVDLPEIVEQFIELRRVEKQQLIDAALDRAEIKQVGPWTVGVTYGRCSQNEVAEGLRERGADAAVVVKPAGSASIRGSDGFERAHEVAGQVNGGGHPKAAGCKPDIYDDMLDYAHHWTTNGAAAKRVILAAFERVAEQVAEESEDEEGAETADADDEADKTES encoded by the coding sequence ATGGAAGAGGAACTTATCGACAGTTCTCGGCTGTCGCTCTCGCGGAAGTCGCAGTTGCCCGGAACGGGCTTTTTCTATCCCGATTCGCTGGATGAAGAACGCGCCGAAGAACGAGTGAAAGAGGCCGTCGAAGACGCCGAAGCCGTCGTCATCGCCGACACGGACGCCGACGGACTCGGCTGTGTCGCCCTCATTCGAGAGATGTACGACGCGACACTTGACGTAGCGGCGTTCGAAGACGACGTGGCTCGCCGAGTCGAACGCTGGGAGGCGGATGGACCGATAGACGACGAGGACGAGGACGAAGACGAGGAACTGCCGCGCTCGACTGTCGCACTCGTCGGTGCAGGGCCGTACTCGCTGGACGACGCGCTCGAACGGGTTGCCGAGTACGCCCCCGAAGATATCGACGCCTACGTCTGTGACCTCTGTCCTGACCAGTACGAGTGGGTCGAAGACGAACTGGCCGCGCTTCTCGACCGCGCCGACTCCGTCTCGTGGTACGACCACCACCAGTGGGACGACGAGACGATGGTCGCCGTCCGTGATGCGGGCGTCGAACTCGTCGTCGGTGAGTCCGACGAGGAGTGTTCGACGGGCGTGACTCTGCGCTCGCTTGATTACGACTTCGACGACCGGTGGACCGAACTCGCCGCCGTCACCCGCGATCACGATCTGTGGCTGAAAGAAGACGAGCGAAGCGACGACTTAGCCGACTACGCCTACTGGGTCAGTCCCGAGGAGTACGTCGCGGTCGTCGGCGCGTACGGCGTCGATCTCCCTGAGATCGTCGAACAGTTCATCGAACTCCGTCGCGTCGAGAAACAGCAACTCATCGACGCCGCACTCGACCGCGCGGAGATAAAGCAGGTCGGTCCGTGGACTGTCGGCGTCACCTACGGTCGGTGTTCCCAGAACGAGGTCGCAGAAGGACTGCGCGAACGCGGCGCAGACGCCGCTGTCGTCGTCAAACCCGCTGGAAGCGCCAGTATCCGCGGGTCCGATGGATTCGAACGCGCCCACGAGGTGGCCGGGCAGGTCAACGGCGGCGGCCACCCGAAGGCCGCCGGCTGTAAGCCGGACATCTACGACGACATGCTGGACTACGCCCACCACTGGACGACGAACGGTGCGGCGGCAAAACGCGTCATCCTCGCCGCGTTCGAACGAGTGGCCGAGCAAGTGGCTGAGGAAAGCGAAGACGAGGAAGGAGCTGAGACGGCAGATGCGGACGACGAGGCCGACAAGACGGAGTCGTAA
- a CDS encoding universal stress protein — MKVLLGVGGSDDSIRAVKQTVARAAAAGDDLTVAVVENPASDRSREEITEIVREILDEEGVEAEVRHLEGDPGSQLVDTAESENFDEIVLGGGETSPMGKINIGSIAEFVLLNSHVTVSLVR; from the coding sequence ATGAAAGTGCTCTTGGGAGTTGGCGGGAGCGACGACTCGATACGCGCGGTCAAGCAAACCGTCGCGCGAGCGGCCGCCGCAGGCGACGATTTGACTGTCGCGGTCGTTGAAAACCCTGCATCGGATCGGTCGCGCGAGGAGATAACCGAAATCGTCCGCGAGATTCTCGACGAGGAGGGCGTCGAGGCCGAAGTTCGGCATCTCGAAGGCGACCCCGGCAGTCAGTTAGTCGATACCGCCGAGTCTGAGAATTTCGACGAAATCGTCCTCGGCGGCGGCGAGACGAGTCCGATGGGGAAGATAAACATCGGGAGCATCGCTGAGTTCGTCCTGCTGAACTCGCACGTCACGGTGTCTCTGGTCCGATGA
- a CDS encoding CBS domain-containing protein: protein MLDELLRTDVPTAAPETPIADVATVMRDTDADAVVVLDEDRPLGIITPATLGRAVVAGEDLGSESVAELVSGDPVTIRRVASRSDLVAVFAREDVREAIVLDEMDQYVGIVSFKDVLTAYSREFDALLDLLE from the coding sequence ATGCTCGACGAACTCCTCAGAACGGACGTCCCGACTGCTGCACCGGAAACGCCCATCGCGGATGTTGCGACGGTGATGCGTGACACCGATGCCGATGCCGTCGTCGTCCTCGATGAGGACCGTCCGCTGGGCATCATCACGCCCGCGACGTTAGGCCGCGCCGTCGTCGCCGGAGAGGACCTCGGTTCGGAATCAGTCGCCGAACTCGTCTCCGGCGATCCGGTGACGATTCGGCGCGTGGCGAGTCGGTCGGACCTCGTGGCCGTGTTCGCCCGCGAAGATGTCCGCGAGGCCATCGTGCTTGATGAGATGGACCAGTACGTCGGAATCGTCTCCTTCAAGGACGTTCTCACCGCATACAGCCGGGAGTTCGACGCACTCCTCGATCTTTTGGAGTAA
- a CDS encoding DUF5806 family protein, giving the protein MTDDDRTTPDRNGRSDADPDATTGSTEDAAETPQDGERPGAIDRDEPRPTDGDASADAEDIESVDATDSEGDDGAGATDAESTDAESTNEKSTDADGTNGESTDEEPEIPRDVQKYARFKKMDGAQYDRVNEFLRDRTYVTAREWAIARLCADFRTETGVEMTKIGENLPELVPFMTDTYTPQAVNQARSSFEGKVRKAGATFLYGAMSGFFTAEELDELMYEVSEVAKFLLEVEGVDLSVEEELEAEERISSVMREVRDASEDLRREELADEASDD; this is encoded by the coding sequence ATGACCGACGACGACCGGACGACGCCGGACCGAAACGGACGGTCCGACGCCGACCCGGATGCGACAACCGGATCGACCGAGGACGCCGCGGAGACGCCCCAAGACGGCGAACGCCCCGGGGCGATTGACCGCGACGAACCGCGGCCGACTGACGGCGATGCGTCGGCGGACGCCGAAGACATCGAATCGGTCGACGCAACGGACAGCGAAGGGGACGACGGAGCGGGTGCGACGGACGCGGAATCAACAGACGCGGAATCGACAAACGAGAAATCGACAGACGCAGACGGGACGAACGGCGAATCGACGGACGAGGAGCCGGAGATTCCGCGTGACGTGCAGAAGTACGCGCGCTTCAAGAAGATGGACGGCGCGCAGTACGACCGAGTCAACGAGTTCCTCCGCGACCGCACGTACGTCACCGCCCGCGAGTGGGCCATCGCGCGACTCTGTGCGGACTTCCGAACTGAGACGGGTGTCGAGATGACGAAAATCGGGGAGAATCTACCCGAACTCGTCCCGTTCATGACCGACACGTACACGCCGCAGGCGGTCAATCAGGCCCGGTCATCGTTCGAAGGGAAAGTTCGGAAGGCAGGCGCGACGTTCCTGTACGGTGCGATGTCGGGATTCTTCACGGCCGAGGAACTCGACGAGTTGATGTACGAAGTGAGCGAAGTGGCGAAGTTCCTTCTCGAAGTCGAAGGCGTGGACCTCTCGGTCGAAGAGGAACTTGAAGCCGAAGAACGCATCTCCAGTGTGATGCGGGAAGTGCGTGATGCGAGTGAGGATCTGCGCCGCGAAGAACTGGCCGATGAGGCCAGCGACGACTGA
- a CDS encoding DUF5807 family protein, which translates to MSKLDEFLAGERHDDVALFLTHEYLDSQGKLPNLGEEVENGYVLVVPGDDGRRAFAAGTGMDAMEFSRTAMAEKGHIDRELGGGECPDHDSDENHQAEFIFSFSEEQNEEVGGLYARGDVVHAYAHCACGANYSDKWVIGEETETGVQPGESEPAEADE; encoded by the coding sequence ATGAGCAAACTCGACGAGTTCCTCGCGGGCGAACGCCACGACGACGTCGCGCTGTTTCTCACACACGAGTATCTCGACAGTCAGGGGAAACTGCCCAATTTGGGCGAAGAAGTCGAGAACGGGTACGTGCTCGTCGTCCCCGGCGACGACGGCCGCCGCGCGTTCGCCGCCGGAACCGGGATGGACGCGATGGAGTTCTCTCGCACCGCGATGGCCGAGAAAGGCCACATCGACCGTGAACTCGGCGGCGGCGAATGCCCCGACCACGACTCCGATGAGAACCATCAAGCCGAGTTCATCTTCTCGTTCTCCGAGGAGCAAAACGAGGAGGTCGGCGGTCTCTACGCTCGCGGCGACGTGGTCCACGCCTACGCACACTGCGCGTGCGGGGCGAACTATTCCGATAAGTGGGTTATCGGCGAGGAGACCGAAACGGGCGTCCAACCCGGCGAGTCCGAACCCGCAGAGGCGGACGAATAG
- a CDS encoding DUF7529 family protein gives MDDPEREREAHPLSGVMEFWDHVIEDMEATAAEYREAGWNVTELHPGDVTPVPATLDTVETDRAGLDVLVPGDEFETVEALVEDATFDSYDAYRAERGDVMFAVVVMQAESAGEAVAVPVYYTMTEGQPMLEQIEERGEMRLYIRPLSDDRRVVFVQEDPEALVPDADGNSDTADDTSDADS, from the coding sequence ATGGACGACCCGGAACGAGAACGCGAGGCGCACCCGTTGTCCGGCGTGATGGAGTTTTGGGACCACGTCATCGAGGATATGGAGGCCACCGCGGCGGAGTACCGCGAGGCAGGATGGAATGTCACGGAACTCCATCCCGGCGACGTGACACCTGTCCCTGCAACCCTCGATACCGTGGAAACAGACCGCGCTGGCCTCGACGTTCTCGTCCCCGGCGACGAGTTCGAGACGGTCGAAGCGTTGGTCGAAGACGCAACGTTCGACTCCTACGATGCCTACCGTGCCGAACGGGGCGACGTGATGTTCGCCGTCGTCGTCATGCAGGCCGAGTCGGCGGGCGAAGCCGTCGCTGTCCCGGTGTACTACACGATGACGGAAGGTCAGCCGATGCTCGAACAGATCGAGGAGCGCGGAGAGATGCGCCTATACATCCGGCCTCTGTCGGACGACCGGCGCGTCGTCTTCGTCCAAGAGGACCCCGAAGCACTGGTGCCCGATGCTGACGGTAATAGTGACACTGCCGACGATACGTCGGACGCTGACAGCTGA
- a CDS encoding universal stress protein, giving the protein MSDRRPLDVNLVLVPVDRSEESANAVEHAAAIAAEYDAAVHAVHVLGGDVVRAIETGAVDDEDVVADSTAIQETAGEIAARYDVELATSVAYGFSTKMKLRHPGSVVLDTAEELGADFVVVPREPVSGDPGEVLAKAAEYVLLYASQPVLSV; this is encoded by the coding sequence ATGAGCGACCGACGCCCGTTGGACGTGAATCTCGTCCTCGTCCCCGTAGACCGGAGCGAGGAGTCCGCGAACGCCGTCGAACACGCCGCCGCCATCGCCGCGGAGTACGACGCCGCGGTCCACGCCGTCCACGTCCTCGGCGGGGACGTGGTCCGCGCCATCGAGACCGGTGCTGTGGACGACGAAGACGTGGTGGCCGACAGCACGGCGATTCAGGAGACGGCGGGGGAAATCGCGGCTCGTTACGATGTCGAACTCGCTACGTCCGTCGCCTACGGTTTCTCCACGAAAATGAAGCTCAGACATCCCGGAAGCGTCGTCCTCGACACGGCAGAAGAGTTGGGGGCGGACTTCGTTGTCGTCCCGCGCGAACCTGTCTCGGGCGACCCCGGCGAGGTGCTTGCCAAGGCCGCCGAGTACGTCCTCCTCTACGCCAGCCAACCCGTCCTTTCGGTGTAG
- a CDS encoding GNAT family N-acetyltransferase: protein MSTERRYPDAVAGPFESPPVTFEDREGRDIEVRPYDGSDEEFESLVSMYDAFDPADRAQGIPPGQERRIRDWLDNILAEECLNVIAWDGDDAAGHATLVPDDDAYELAIFVLQEYQEAGIGTLLIKSLLGHGAENSVKKVWLTVERWNRPAVGLYKKIGFETSNSESFEMEMTLRLTESAD, encoded by the coding sequence ATGAGTACAGAACGCCGCTATCCGGATGCAGTTGCTGGGCCGTTCGAATCACCACCGGTCACGTTCGAGGACCGCGAAGGCCGCGACATCGAGGTTCGGCCGTACGACGGAAGCGACGAGGAGTTCGAGTCGCTCGTCTCCATGTACGACGCGTTCGACCCCGCCGACAGGGCGCAGGGGATTCCACCGGGACAGGAGCGGCGCATCCGCGACTGGTTAGACAACATCCTCGCCGAGGAGTGTCTGAACGTCATCGCGTGGGACGGCGACGACGCCGCCGGACACGCGACGCTCGTCCCCGACGACGACGCCTACGAACTCGCTATCTTCGTCCTCCAAGAGTATCAGGAGGCAGGCATCGGGACACTCCTCATCAAGTCGTTGCTGGGCCACGGTGCGGAGAACAGCGTCAAGAAAGTGTGGCTCACGGTCGAACGCTGGAACCGCCCCGCGGTCGGTCTCTACAAGAAAATCGGGTTCGAGACGAGCAACTCTGAGAGCTTCGAGATGGAGATGACGCTTCGACTCACTGAGTCAGCGGACTGA
- a CDS encoding ABC transporter ATP-binding protein gives MTLLSISDLRTQFATDRGQVKAVDGVDLEIDEGETVGLVGESGSGKSVTALSTMGLVDDPGHIVGGEVTLTSPELATQLREEYGAPSFVDGDEIDLTAAPEEALRSVRGGEMSMIFQDPMTSLNPALTVGEQVSESLRLHQYGGRKKDTWLNAVREVLPKIGGQELDEQVVERAVEVLSEVGIPEPTSRVDEYPHEFSGGMRQRVLIAIALACRPKLLIADEPTTALDVTIQAQILDLINELQDDLGMSVLMITHDLGVVAETCDRVAVMYAGEIVEEGPVEEIFANPSHPYTYALLESIPTEDKERLTPIEGNVPDLIDMPTGCNFAARCPWATDECRQGDIPYLQHGPDGVEHRAKCIMEEFDTSVYGSDDALEKGDSDIGEELLRAEGLKKHFSRAEGLLDEWLGLEDASVKAVDGVDLSVYEGETLGLVGESGCGKSTTGETILQLLDATEGRVVFQGEDLTELGGTDLRKKRRDLQMIFQDPMSSLDPRMTVGQIIAEPLQIHDLPAEEPGEDQNRREQRRDRVVELMRAVGLEPGQRTRYPHEMSGGQRQRVGIARALAVDPDFIVADEPVSALDVSVQAQILNLLEDLQDEFGLTYLFIAHDLSVVRHICDRIAVMYLGEIVETAATDDLFAEPKHPYTQALLSAIPEPDPTAETDRIILEGDVPSPIDPPSGCHFRTRCPQVIPPTDIEIEQAAYREVMDLRQRVESENIDVAAVREEVSASGGKAETAAATDGGVPANAVAAELYDRLFEEPLQDENRRVVESALNSIAAAEWDEAASILRDRFESVCERSAPTLDGDTHATSCHLYD, from the coding sequence ATGACTCTCCTATCCATCTCGGATCTCCGCACGCAGTTCGCCACCGACCGCGGCCAAGTCAAGGCCGTAGACGGCGTAGACTTGGAAATCGACGAGGGTGAAACGGTCGGTCTCGTCGGCGAGTCGGGATCCGGAAAGAGTGTGACCGCCCTTTCGACAATGGGGCTGGTTGACGATCCGGGCCATATCGTCGGCGGCGAGGTGACGCTCACCTCTCCCGAACTCGCCACCCAACTCCGCGAGGAGTATGGCGCACCGTCCTTCGTTGACGGTGACGAGATCGATCTCACCGCTGCCCCCGAGGAGGCACTTCGCTCCGTGCGCGGCGGCGAGATGAGTATGATCTTCCAGGACCCGATGACCTCGCTGAACCCCGCGCTGACGGTCGGTGAGCAAGTGTCGGAAAGCCTCCGCCTGCACCAGTATGGCGGTCGAAAGAAGGACACATGGCTCAACGCCGTCCGCGAAGTGCTGCCGAAGATCGGCGGGCAAGAACTCGACGAGCAGGTTGTCGAACGTGCGGTCGAAGTCCTCTCTGAAGTCGGCATCCCCGAACCAACCTCCCGCGTGGACGAGTACCCGCACGAGTTCTCCGGTGGGATGCGTCAGCGCGTCCTCATCGCTATCGCCCTCGCATGCCGCCCGAAACTGCTCATCGCCGACGAACCGACGACGGCACTCGACGTGACGATTCAGGCGCAGATTCTCGACCTCATCAACGAGTTGCAGGACGACCTCGGGATGTCTGTTCTGATGATTACGCACGACCTCGGTGTCGTCGCCGAGACGTGCGACCGCGTCGCAGTCATGTACGCGGGCGAAATCGTCGAGGAAGGACCTGTCGAGGAGATTTTCGCCAATCCGTCGCATCCGTACACGTACGCGCTTCTCGAATCCATCCCGACCGAGGATAAAGAGCGCCTCACGCCCATCGAGGGCAACGTCCCGGACCTCATCGACATGCCGACCGGGTGCAACTTCGCCGCTCGGTGTCCGTGGGCGACCGACGAATGCCGGCAAGGAGATATTCCGTACCTTCAGCACGGTCCTGACGGCGTGGAGCACCGCGCGAAGTGTATCATGGAGGAGTTCGACACGAGCGTCTACGGCTCCGACGATGCCCTCGAAAAGGGTGACAGTGATATCGGAGAGGAACTGCTCCGAGCGGAGGGTCTGAAAAAACACTTCTCGCGCGCTGAGGGCCTCTTAGACGAATGGTTGGGACTAGAGGACGCGAGCGTGAAAGCCGTAGACGGTGTGGACCTCTCCGTGTACGAGGGTGAAACGCTCGGCCTCGTCGGCGAATCCGGCTGTGGGAAGTCCACTACCGGTGAGACCATCCTCCAACTGCTCGACGCGACTGAGGGCCGCGTCGTCTTCCAAGGTGAAGATCTGACCGAGTTGGGTGGGACGGATCTGCGGAAGAAACGCCGTGACCTGCAGATGATCTTCCAAGACCCGATGTCGAGTCTGGACCCCCGGATGACCGTCGGGCAGATCATCGCCGAACCGCTGCAGATTCACGACCTCCCTGCAGAAGAGCCGGGCGAAGACCAGAACCGCCGCGAACAGCGCCGTGACCGCGTTGTGGAACTCATGCGCGCCGTCGGTCTCGAACCTGGTCAACGAACGCGCTACCCACACGAGATGTCCGGCGGCCAGCGGCAACGCGTCGGAATTGCCCGCGCGCTTGCGGTTGACCCGGACTTTATTGTCGCCGACGAACCCGTCTCGGCGCTCGACGTCTCGGTGCAGGCACAGATTCTCAACCTGCTAGAGGACTTGCAGGACGAATTCGGTCTCACTTACCTGTTCATCGCGCACGACCTCTCCGTCGTGCGGCACATCTGCGACCGTATCGCCGTGATGTATCTCGGTGAAATCGTCGAGACGGCCGCGACGGACGACCTGTTCGCAGAGCCGAAACACCCCTACACGCAGGCGCTCCTCTCGGCGATTCCCGAACCAGACCCGACGGCCGAGACGGACCGCATCATCCTCGAAGGTGACGTGCCGTCGCCCATCGACCCGCCGTCCGGGTGTCACTTCCGGACGCGGTGTCCGCAAGTCATCCCGCCCACCGACATCGAGATCGAACAGGCGGCCTACCGCGAAGTGATGGATCTACGCCAACGCGTCGAATCGGAGAATATCGACGTAGCGGCAGTCCGCGAGGAGGTGAGCGCATCCGGTGGGAAAGCAGAGACTGCCGCGGCCACCGATGGCGGTGTTCCGGCGAACGCCGTCGCGGCCGAACTCTACGACCGTCTCTTCGAGGAACCGCTTCAGGATGAAAACCGACGTGTCGTTGAGTCGGCGCTGAACTCCATCGCCGCAGCGGAGTGGGACGAGGCGGCGAGCATCCTTCGAGACCGGTTCGAAAGCGTTTGTGAACGTTCTGCACCGACGCTCGATGGAGATACCCACGCCACATCGTGCCACTTGTACGATTGA